In Pseudomonas sp. Leaf58, one DNA window encodes the following:
- the estP gene encoding esterase EstP encodes MRKAPLLRFTLASLALACGQAFAAPSPYSSMIVFGDSLSDAGQFGGARFTNRDASGNYAPVSPMILGGRLGVSPTELGPSTSPLNQALGLPDGNNWAVGGYTTQQILDSITSTSETVLPPGRPGAGQVLREKPGYLANGLRADPNALYYLTGGGNDFLQGLVNSPADAVAAGGRLAASAQALQQGGARYIMVWLLPDLGQTPNFSGTPQQNPLSLLSGAFNQALLSQLGQIDAEIIPLNIPVLLGEALASPSQFGLASDQSLVGTCYSGEGCVENPVYGINGTTPDPTKLLFNDSVHPTIAGQQLIADYAYSIIAAPWELTLLPEMAHASLRAHQDELRNQWQTPWQAVGQWQAFAATGAQDLDFDGQRSAASGDGRGYNLTLGGSYRLNDAWRLGLAGGVYRQKLEAGEQDSDYKLDSYLASAFAQYRQDRWWADAALTAGHLDYSDLKRTFALGVNDRSEKGDTDGEAWAMSGRLGYNLAADSSRWQLAPFISADYARVKVDGYEEKSGRSTALGFDDQERTSRRLGVGLLGSVQVLPSTRLFAEVAQEHEFEDDQQDVTMHLTSLPANDFTLTGYTPHSDLTRASLGVSHEVVAGVHLRGNYNWRKSDELTQQGVSLGVSVDF; translated from the coding sequence ATGCGAAAAGCACCGTTATTGCGCTTTACCCTCGCCTCACTGGCACTGGCATGCGGCCAGGCGTTTGCGGCACCCTCGCCCTACTCCAGCATGATCGTGTTTGGCGACAGCCTCAGCGACGCCGGGCAGTTTGGCGGCGCACGCTTCACCAACCGCGATGCCAGTGGCAATTATGCCCCGGTGTCACCGATGATCCTGGGTGGGCGGTTGGGCGTGAGCCCAACCGAGCTTGGCCCCTCCACCTCCCCACTCAACCAGGCGCTTGGGTTGCCGGACGGCAACAACTGGGCAGTTGGCGGCTACACCACGCAGCAGATCCTGGATTCGATCACCAGCACTTCCGAGACGGTCCTCCCCCCAGGGCGCCCCGGCGCAGGCCAGGTACTGCGGGAAAAGCCGGGCTATCTGGCCAACGGCTTGCGCGCCGACCCTAACGCGCTGTACTACCTGACCGGCGGTGGCAACGACTTCCTGCAAGGCCTGGTCAACAGCCCCGCCGATGCCGTCGCCGCTGGCGGCCGCCTGGCTGCCAGCGCCCAGGCCCTGCAGCAGGGCGGCGCCCGCTATATCATGGTCTGGCTGCTGCCCGACCTCGGCCAAACACCGAACTTCAGCGGCACGCCGCAACAAAACCCGCTGTCGTTGCTGTCGGGCGCCTTCAACCAAGCGCTGCTCAGCCAGCTGGGGCAGATCGATGCCGAGATCATTCCGCTGAACATCCCCGTGCTACTGGGTGAGGCGCTGGCCAGCCCCAGTCAATTCGGCCTGGCCAGCGACCAGAGCCTGGTCGGCACCTGCTACAGCGGCGAAGGCTGCGTGGAAAACCCGGTTTATGGCATCAACGGCACCACGCCAGACCCGACCAAGCTGCTGTTCAACGACTCGGTGCACCCGACCATCGCCGGCCAGCAACTGATTGCCGATTACGCCTACTCGATCATCGCCGCCCCCTGGGAGCTGACCCTGCTACCAGAAATGGCCCACGCCAGCCTGCGCGCCCACCAGGACGAGCTGCGCAACCAATGGCAGACACCCTGGCAGGCGGTTGGCCAGTGGCAAGCCTTTGCCGCTACCGGCGCCCAAGACCTGGACTTCGACGGCCAACGCAGCGCGGCCAGCGGCGATGGCCGCGGCTACAACCTGACGCTAGGTGGTAGCTACCGGCTGAACGACGCCTGGCGCCTGGGCCTGGCCGGCGGCGTGTATCGGCAGAAGCTGGAAGCGGGCGAACAAGACTCCGATTACAAGCTGGACAGCTACCTGGCCAGCGCCTTCGCCCAGTACCGCCAGGACCGCTGGTGGGCCGACGCGGCACTGACCGCCGGGCACCTGGACTACAGCGACCTCAAGCGCACCTTCGCCCTTGGCGTGAACGACCGCAGCGAAAAGGGCGACACCGATGGCGAAGCCTGGGCAATGTCGGGGCGGCTGGGCTACAACCTGGCGGCCGACAGCAGCCGCTGGCAGCTGGCGCCGTTCATCAGCGCCGACTATGCCCGGGTGAAAGTCGACGGCTATGAGGAGAAGAGTGGGCGTTCGACGGCACTGGGCTTCGACGACCAGGAACGCACGTCACGCCGTCTGGGTGTGGGGTTGCTGGGCAGTGTGCAGGTGTTGCCGAGTACCCGGCTGTTCGCCGAGGTGGCGCAGGAGCATGAATTCGAGGATGACCAGCAGGATGTGACGATGCACCTGACCAGCTTGCCGGCGAATGATTTCACCCTGACCGGGTATACGCCGCACAGCGACCTGACCCGGGCGAGCCTAGGGGTGAGCCATGAAGTGGTGGCGGGGGTGCATTTGCGCGGCAACTACAACTGGCGCAAGAGTGATGAGTTGACGCAGCAGGGGGTTAGCCTGGGGGTCAGCGTGGACTTCTGA
- a CDS encoding aminodeoxychorismate/anthranilate synthase component II, with product MLLMIDNYDSFTYNVVQYLGELGAEVKVIRNDEMTIAQIEALNPERIVVSPGPCTPSEAGVSIEAILHFAGKLPILGVCLGHQSIGQAFGGDVVRARQVMHGKTSPVHHRDLGVFAGLNNPLTVTRYHSLVVKRDTLPDCLEVTAWTAHADGSVDEIMGLRHKTLNIEGVQFHPESILTEQGHELFANFLKQTGGRR from the coding sequence ATGTTACTGATGATCGACAATTACGACTCATTCACTTACAACGTCGTTCAGTACCTTGGCGAGCTGGGTGCCGAGGTCAAGGTCATTCGCAATGACGAAATGACCATCGCCCAGATCGAAGCCCTCAACCCTGAGCGCATCGTCGTTTCCCCTGGCCCGTGCACGCCGAGCGAGGCGGGTGTGTCCATCGAGGCCATCCTGCATTTTGCCGGCAAGCTGCCGATCCTGGGCGTGTGCCTGGGCCACCAGTCCATCGGCCAGGCCTTTGGCGGTGACGTAGTGCGTGCACGCCAAGTGATGCACGGCAAGACCAGCCCGGTCCACCACCGTGACCTGGGCGTGTTCGCCGGCCTCAACAACCCCCTGACCGTGACCCGCTACCATTCCCTGGTGGTCAAGCGCGATACCCTGCCAGACTGCCTGGAAGTCACTGCCTGGACTGCCCATGCAGATGGTTCGGTCGACGAGATCATGGGCTTGCGCCACAAAACGCTGAATATCGAAGGGGTGCAGTTCCACCCTGAATCGATCCTTACCGAGCAGGGTCACGAGCTGTTCGCCAACTTCCTCAAGCAGACCGGCGGCCGCCGCTAA
- the trpD gene encoding anthranilate phosphoribosyltransferase — protein sequence MDIKSALSRIVGQLDLSTEEMRDVMRQIMTGQCSEAQIGAFLMGMRMKSESIDEIVGAVSVMRELADKVELQTLDGVVDIVGTGGDGANIFNVSTASSFVLAAAGCTVAKHGNRAVSGKSGSADLLEAAGIYLNLTPVQVARCIDSLGIGFMFAQSHHSAMKHAAGPRRDLGLRTLFNMLGPLTNPAGVKHQVVGVFAQALCRPLAEVLQRLGSKHVLVVHSKDGLDEFSLAAPTFVAELKNDQISEYWVEPEDLGMKSQSLHGLAVENPQASLELIRDALGRRKTENGQKAAEMIVLNAGAALYAADHAMSLKSGVELAHDVLHTGLAWEKLQELGAFTAVFKVENEA from the coding sequence ATGGATATCAAGAGCGCGTTGAGCCGTATCGTCGGCCAGCTGGACCTTTCTACCGAAGAAATGCGCGATGTGATGCGCCAGATCATGACCGGCCAGTGCAGCGAGGCGCAGATCGGTGCCTTTCTGATGGGCATGCGCATGAAAAGCGAAAGCATCGATGAAATCGTCGGTGCGGTGTCGGTGATGCGCGAGCTGGCAGACAAGGTTGAACTGCAAACCCTCGACGGCGTAGTCGATATCGTCGGCACCGGCGGTGATGGCGCGAACATCTTCAACGTGTCCACTGCCTCGTCGTTCGTCCTGGCCGCAGCGGGTTGCACCGTGGCCAAGCACGGCAACCGCGCAGTGTCGGGCAAGAGCGGTAGTGCTGACCTGCTGGAAGCCGCTGGCATCTACCTGAACCTAACCCCTGTTCAGGTGGCGCGCTGCATCGATAGCTTGGGCATCGGCTTCATGTTCGCGCAAAGCCACCACTCGGCCATGAAACATGCAGCCGGCCCGCGTCGCGACCTGGGCTTGCGTACCCTGTTCAACATGCTCGGCCCGCTTACGAATCCGGCTGGGGTGAAGCACCAGGTGGTCGGTGTGTTCGCGCAAGCCCTGTGCCGCCCGCTGGCCGAGGTGCTGCAGCGCCTGGGGAGCAAGCATGTGCTGGTTGTGCACTCCAAGGACGGCCTGGACGAGTTCAGCTTGGCGGCACCGACCTTTGTTGCCGAACTGAAAAACGACCAGATCAGCGAATACTGGGTAGAGCCCGAAGACCTTGGCATGAAAAGCCAGAGCCTGCACGGCCTGGCGGTCGAGAACCCGCAGGCGTCGTTGGAGCTCATCCGTGATGCACTGGGGCGGCGCAAGACCGAGAATGGGCAGAAGGCTGCCGAGATGATTGTGCTGAATGCCGGTGCCGCGCTGTATGCGGCGGACCATGCCATGAGCCTGAAGTCGGGCGTAGAACTGGCCCATGATGTTCTGCACACGGGCCTGGCCTGGGAGAAGCTGCAGGAATTGGGTGCCTTTACTGCAGTATTCAAGGTGGAGAACGAAGCATGA
- the trpC gene encoding indole-3-glycerol phosphate synthase TrpC, giving the protein MSVPTVLERIIARKFQEVAERSARVSLAELEGLAKAADAPRGFANALIEQAKRKQPAVIAEIKKASPSKGVIREHFVPAEIAVSYEKGGATCLSVLTDVDYFQGADEYLQQARAAVSLPVIRKDFMVDPYQIIEARALGADCVLLIVSALDDVKMAELAATAKDVGLDVLVEVHDGDELERALKTLDTPLVGVNNRNLHTFEVSLETTLDLLPRIPRDRLAITESGILNRADVELMAINEVYSFLVGEAFMRAEQPGLELQRLFFPEQVKKTVQQLD; this is encoded by the coding sequence ATGAGCGTGCCGACGGTGCTGGAAAGGATCATTGCCCGCAAGTTCCAGGAAGTGGCTGAGCGCAGCGCGCGCGTAAGCCTTGCTGAACTCGAAGGCCTGGCCAAGGCTGCCGACGCGCCGCGTGGTTTCGCCAATGCGCTGATCGAGCAGGCCAAGCGCAAGCAGCCGGCGGTGATTGCCGAAATCAAGAAGGCCTCGCCAAGCAAAGGCGTGATTCGCGAGCATTTTGTGCCGGCGGAAATCGCCGTCAGCTACGAGAAGGGCGGTGCCACCTGCCTGTCGGTGCTGACCGATGTGGACTACTTCCAAGGCGCCGATGAATACCTGCAGCAAGCCCGTGCGGCAGTGTCACTGCCGGTGATCCGCAAAGACTTCATGGTCGATCCTTACCAGATCATCGAAGCCCGTGCCTTGGGCGCCGACTGCGTGCTGCTGATCGTGTCGGCGCTGGATGACGTGAAGATGGCTGAACTGGCGGCCACCGCCAAGGATGTCGGCCTCGATGTGCTGGTAGAAGTACACGATGGCGATGAGCTGGAGCGGGCGCTGAAAACCCTCGATACGCCATTGGTGGGGGTAAACAACCGCAACCTGCACACCTTCGAGGTAAGCCTTGAAACCACCCTCGACCTGTTGCCGCGCATTCCACGGGATCGCCTGGCGATTACCGAGAGCGGTATCTTGAACCGGGCCGATGTCGAGCTGATGGCAATCAACGAGGTCTACTCGTTCCTGGTGGGTGAGGCGTTCATGCGCGCTGAACAACCAGGGCTGGAGTTGCAGCGGTTGTTCTTCCCGGAACAAGTGAAGAAAACTGTTCAGCAATTGGACTGA
- a CDS encoding lipoate--protein ligase family protein, protein MTDQPLALTVEQGLHAEQELLAAVCRGERDSGVLFWRPTDHALVMPRRMSRLDNFEAACAELAIAGWPVLLRETGGEPVPQSHSTVNVALVYVAPRSEGDHGRIENAYERLCLPLCDVLRGWGGVASVGEIDGAFCDGRYNVNLNGRKLVGTAQRWRQGLGGKRPVVLVHGALLLDNERESMVAAVNRFNECCELEQRCRADAHIALHEVAPEAPWFEHLSQAYAKVLADLPKD, encoded by the coding sequence ATGACCGATCAACCCCTGGCCCTGACCGTTGAACAAGGGCTGCACGCCGAACAGGAACTGCTAGCCGCCGTCTGCCGCGGCGAACGCGACAGTGGCGTGCTGTTCTGGCGCCCCACCGACCATGCCTTGGTCATGCCCCGGCGCATGAGCCGCCTGGACAATTTCGAGGCCGCCTGCGCCGAACTGGCCATCGCCGGCTGGCCGGTGCTGTTGCGCGAAACCGGTGGGGAGCCGGTGCCGCAGTCACATTCGACGGTGAACGTTGCGTTGGTCTATGTTGCCCCACGTAGTGAGGGCGACCACGGCCGTATCGAGAATGCCTACGAGCGCCTGTGCCTGCCGCTGTGCGATGTGCTGCGCGGGTGGGGCGGGGTGGCGTCGGTGGGGGAAATCGACGGTGCTTTCTGCGATGGTCGCTACAACGTCAACCTCAACGGCCGCAAACTGGTCGGCACTGCCCAACGCTGGCGCCAGGGGCTGGGCGGCAAGCGCCCGGTGGTGTTGGTGCACGGTGCGCTGTTGCTGGACAACGAACGTGAGTCGATGGTGGCGGCGGTAAACCGCTTCAACGAGTGCTGCGAGTTGGAACAGCGCTGCCGCGCTGACGCGCACATCGCCTTGCACGAGGTGGCACCCGAGGCACCCTGGTTCGAGCATCTGTCGCAGGCCTATGCCAAGGTACTGGCCGACCTGCCCAAGGACTAG
- the crp gene encoding cAMP-activated global transcriptional regulator CRP produces the protein MVASALPAKIKNIDRLLVHCQRRRYTAKNNIICAGDRAETLSFIIKGSVTVLIEDDEGHEMIIAYLNNGDFFGELGLFEPTDGVQQRSAWVRAKTECEVAEISYEKFRELARQDPEILYALGSQMAQRLRNTTRKVGDLAFFDVTGRVARCLLELCKQPDAMTHPDGMQIKITRQEIGRIVGCSREMVGRVLKDLEERSLVQVKGKTMVVYGTR, from the coding sequence ATGGTTGCCTCCGCCCTACCCGCCAAGATCAAGAACATCGACAGGCTGCTGGTGCACTGCCAACGCCGCCGCTACACCGCCAAAAATAACATTATCTGCGCCGGCGACCGGGCCGAAACACTGTCGTTCATCATCAAGGGTTCGGTCACTGTCCTGATCGAAGACGACGAAGGCCATGAAATGATCATCGCCTACCTGAACAATGGTGATTTCTTCGGCGAACTGGGCCTGTTCGAGCCCACTGACGGTGTTCAGCAGCGCAGTGCCTGGGTACGCGCCAAGACCGAATGCGAGGTAGCCGAAATCAGTTACGAAAAATTTCGCGAACTCGCCCGGCAAGACCCGGAGATTCTCTACGCCCTGGGCAGCCAGATGGCCCAACGCCTACGCAACACCACCCGCAAGGTCGGTGACCTGGCATTCTTCGACGTCACCGGGCGCGTTGCCCGTTGCCTGCTGGAGCTGTGCAAGCAACCCGACGCCATGACCCATCCCGACGGCATGCAGATCAAAATCACCCGTCAGGAAATCGGCCGTATCGTCGGTTGCTCCCGGGAAATGGTCGGCCGCGTCCTCAAAGACCTTGAAGAGCGCAGCCTGGTGCAGGTCAAAGGCAAGACCATGGTGGTCTACGGTACCCGCTAG
- a CDS encoding OsmC family protein, with translation MKARIQWAGEAMFLGESGSGHVVVMDGPPEAGGRNLGVRPMEMLLLGLGGCSSFDVVSILKKSRQAVESCEAFLEAERASEDPKVFTKIHMNFVVKGRGLKEAQVKRAVELSAEKYCSASIMLERAGVEITHGYEIVELG, from the coding sequence ATGAAGGCACGTATCCAGTGGGCCGGTGAGGCGATGTTCCTCGGCGAATCGGGGAGCGGCCATGTCGTCGTGATGGACGGCCCGCCCGAGGCCGGCGGCCGCAACCTGGGTGTGCGCCCAATGGAGATGCTGTTGTTGGGCTTGGGTGGCTGCAGCAGCTTTGATGTGGTGAGCATCCTGAAGAAGTCGCGCCAGGCAGTAGAAAGCTGCGAAGCGTTCCTGGAGGCCGAGCGCGCCAGTGAAGACCCGAAGGTGTTCACCAAGATCCACATGAACTTCGTGGTGAAAGGGCGTGGGCTGAAAGAAGCCCAGGTAAAGCGTGCGGTGGAGTTGTCGGCGGAGAAGTACTGCTCGGCTTCGATCATGCTGGAGCGTGCCGGGGTTGAGATTACCCATGGCTATGAAATCGTAGAGCTGGGTTAA